In Drosophila santomea strain STO CAGO 1482 chromosome 2L, Prin_Dsan_1.1, whole genome shotgun sequence, a single window of DNA contains:
- the LOC120443924 gene encoding uncharacterized protein LOC120443924 isoform X3, whose product MFFRRVLDSARNLSPPKSTPESPTVQYYSEDSESVSYVSGAVDSEVKDSNNNQSAVGAGAPVPAIMKIQRRAEAPIGAVQLTPLWEHILRTRRLPETIFPSAMYAEFHERLQDPEWQVRQHALRVLVDVLVVMQDEADGHMEREQLIGLLVENLGHQAPTVRKGALDCLRVYLAETAIPETIMLAILDAGLTKQAPADSEHMGRLSCGVLLSVPALLQATMHTAQRHRIVHSSLERVAAHMDQVVQQEITLKVLSKIRELLGVHEFEAIMSDVGRGDTLTKYYQLCQVYGVSGKPKTGGEGKTGAWRALPREQGWRNSSAVQNPDTALQAQSAHNCSDMGKVIMETEIKINDDTVTMRILEADTETEESDSPIRIFSNEKDGTDLICHPLSSSGNSHQESNLGAGIVKVISDSELDEPLIKAGSVSEPGTPSRGLKRVTFGGEIVKMRTPDSDAASSTNHSRSPTQTNQSATASTSEDVATSHLPSSEEKVAFSRPASDKRTTALVVEIPLDNTKPLPQVRSFCPHPPRHQNNAPSEPPSSSPCNRQENEARPSSSPSSPGFRSRSASPTGSNSISPKVPHKQIEVLHNLQRDPSPRSQRRSEDMDGCGNGNGNGDGDGDGKALPAAGNPPSPPTQPLTRRTRSASTMSPVSPATPKSWEDLDIVNLKTLMELRSGDWRNRLMGIAQLELALSSSSNLALVQPYLDSLLRTLLSSERHFEVAELKRELLVNLISRLPLDNLEERTPQILSGLCRQGNAGANRVCKALMQRLPAGTIVAKLTSPEFLHAKSSKFRDHALQMSIFALMTFPGTCFDISLLTTQAVYSLLNRKRRVRQAALEVLAVMADISSIKEVLAIVLETTDGVELGPMVLEATSVRLSRLQLPIVTPDSGVLFVFNQTDQPGARRFGADVDWIHQGEGSASPNTIKRRRMRAASSQRDVLGGAEAKHKNDPFPRTFRRD is encoded by the exons ATGTTCTTCCGGCGCGTTTTGGACAGCGCCAGAAATCTTTCGCCTCCTAAATCGACCCCGGAAAGTCCGACCGTGCAATATTACAGCGAGGACAGTGAGAGTGTCTCATATGTGAGTGGTGCCGTCGACAGTGAAGTCAAGGACAGCAATAACAACCAGTCAGCAGTCGGAGCGGGTGCTCCAGTGCCTGCTATAATGAAAATTCAGCGCCGAGCGGAAGCCCCAATCGGTGCAGTGCAGCTAACACCGCTGTGGGAGCACATACTCCGCACCCGCCGCCTGCCGGAAACGATTTTCCCCAGCGCCATGTACGCGGAGTTCCATGAGCGCCTACAGGACCCGGAGTGGCAGGTAAGGCAGCACGCCCTGCGAGTCCTTGTCGACGTCCTGGTGGTGATGCAAGACGAGGCCGATGGCCACATGGAGCGGGAGCAGCTCATTGGCCTGCTGGTCGAAAACCTTGGTCACCAGGCCCCCACCGTGCGCAAAGGAGCTCTCGACTGCTTGCGTGTCTACCTCGCCGAAACCGCAATCCCGGAGACGATTATGCTGGCCATCCTAGATGCAGGCCTGACGAAGCAGGCGCCTGCGGACTCGGAGCACATGGGTCGTCTCAGCTGCGGCGTCCTGCTGTCCGTGCCTGCCCTTCTGCAAGCAACCATGCACACGGCGCAGAGACACCGCATTGTGCACAGCAGTCTGGAGCGAGTGGCCGCACACATGGATCAAGTGGTGCAGCAGGAAATCACCCTGAAAGTCTTGAGCAAGATCAGAGAGCTCTTGGGAGTTCACGAGTTCGAAGCCATCATGAGCGATGTGGGTCGTGGCGACACGCTGACTAAGTACTATCAACTGTGCCAGGTTTACGGGGTCTCTGGAAAACCGAAGACAGGCGGCGAGGGGAAAACGGGCGCCTGGCGCGCCTTACCACGTGAGCAGGGATGGAGGAACAGCAGTGCCGTACAGAACCCGGACACCGCGCTCCAAGCACAGTCTGCACATAACTGCTCGGACATGGGGAAGGTCATTATGGAAACAGAAATCAAGATCAACGACGACACAGTCACCATGCGGATCCTGGAGGCGGACACCGAGACCGAAGAGTCCGACAGTCCAATCAGGATTTTCTCAAATGAAAAAGATGGGACGGACTTGATTTGCCACCCCCTTTCGTCAAGTGGCAACAGCCACCAAGAGTCCAATTTAGGGGCGGGGATCGTGAAAGTTATAAGTGATTCGGAGTTGGACGAGCCGCTTATCAAGGCGGGCAGTGTTTCCGAGCCGGGTACTCCCTCTCGTGGACTAAAGCGAGTGACCTTCGGGGGTGAGATCGTTAAGATGCGAACTCCTGACAGCGACGCAGCCTCCTCTACAAACCATTCCCGAAGTCCCACCCAGACCAATCAGAGTGCCACTGCTTCGACCTCGGAAGATGTAGCGACCTCCCACCTGCCCTCATCAGAGGAGAAGGTCGCCTTCTCAAGACCCGCCAGCGACAAGCGGACGACGGCACTCGTGGTGGAGATCCCTTTGGACAATACCAAGCCATTGCCTCAAGTCCGCTCATTTTGCCCGCACCCACCCCGGCATCAGAACAATGCGCCCAGTGAGCCGCCTTCGAGCAGTCCCTGCAATCGACAGGAGAACGAAGCACGACCGTCGTCATCGCCTAGCTCTCCCGGGTTTCGCAGCCGCAGCGCCAGTCCAACGGGaagcaacagcatcagccCCAAAGTGCCGCACAAGCAAATCGAGGTACTGCACAATTTGCAGCGGGATCCGTCGCCGCGTTCCCAGCGCCGCTCGGAAGACATGGATGGAtgtgggaatgggaatgggaatggggatggggatggggatggtaAAGCCCTTCCTGCAGCAGGAAATCCCCCTTCCCCACCCACACAGCCGCTCACTAGGCGAACAAGATCGGCCTCAACGATGTCTCCGGTGTCACCGGCCACGCCCAAATCCTGGGAGGATCTGGACATTGTCAACTTGAAGACGCTCATGGAGTTGCGATCTGGG GATTGGCGCAATCGTCTAATGGGCATCGCCCAACTGGAGCTGGCCCTAAGCTCGTCGAGCAACTTGGCCTTGGTCCAACCGTATCTGGATAGTCTGCTTCGCACCCTCCTCTCATCGGAGCGGCACTTCGAGGTTGCCGAGCTGAAGCGGGAGCTGCTGGTTAACCTGATCTCCCGCCTGCCGTTGGACAACTTGGAGGAGCGCACACCACAAATCTTGTCCGGACTCTGTCGCCAGGGCAACGCTGGAGCCAACCGGGTGTGCAAAGCACTGATGCAGCGCCTTCCCGCGGGAACCATAGTGGCTAAGCTGACTTCTCCAGAGTTCCTCCATGCCAAGAGTTCAAAG TTCCGGGACCACGCTCTTCAAATGTCCATTTTTGCTCTGATGACCTTCCCGGGCACCTGCTTCGACATCAGCCTGTTGACGACCCAGGCCGTCTACTCCCTCCTCAACCGCAAGCGACGTGTGCGTCAGGCGGCTCTGGAGGTGCTAGCGGTCATGGCCGATATCTCGTCCATCAAGGAGGTCCTAGCCATTGTTCTGGAGACGACCGACGGCGTGGAGCTTGGACCCATGGTGCTGGAGGCGACTAGTGTGCGGTTATCGCGCCTACAGCTACCCATTGTTACACCCGACAGCGGCGTGCTCTTCGTCTTCAACCAGACTGATCAACCAGGAGCCAGGCGTTTTGGCGCTGATGTGGACTGGATCCATCAGGGTGAGGGCTCCGCCTCTCCCAACACAATTAAGAGGCGTCGCATGCGGGCTGCCAGCAGTCAGCGCGATGTACTTGGAGGCGCGGAAGCCAAGCACAAGAATGACCCATTCCCTAG GACTTTTCGCAGAGATTAA